Part of the Bacillus cabrialesii genome is shown below.
ATGGACTCTGGCTTGGGTAAAGAAGCTTTTTCTATTATCAGCCAAGGGAAAGTGGAAGAGATCCTGAGCAGCAAAGCAGAAGATCGCCGCAGTATCTTTGAAGAAGCGGCCGGGGTGCTTAAATATAAAACGAGAAAGAAAAAAGCAGAAAATAAACTGTTTGAGACACAGGACAACTTAAACCGGGTAGAAGATATATTACATGAGCTTGAAGGACAGGTTGAACCTCTTAAAATTCAAGCTTCAATCGCGAAAGACTACCTGGAGAAAAAGAAAGAGCTCGAGCATGTTGAAATTGCGCTGACTGCCTATGATATCGAAGAACTGCATGGCAAATGGTCAACGCTTAAAGAGAAAGTGCAGCTCGCAAAGGAAGAAGAGCTCACTGAATCGTCGGCGATTTCTGCGAAAGAAGCAAAAATAGAAGCTACACGAGATAAAATTCAAGCGCTGGATGAGTCGGTAGATGAGCTCCAGCAAGTTCTGCTGGTAACAAGTGAAGAGCTGGAAAAGCTTGAAGGCCGTAAAGAAGTCCTGAAAGAACGCAAGAAAAACGCTGTGCAAAACCGAGAACAGCTTGAAGAAGCTATCGTTCAGTACCAGCAAAAAGAAACAGTCCTGAAAGAAGAGCTTGCGAAGCAGGAAGCTGTCTTTGAAACGCTTCAGGCAGAGGTGAAACAGTTAAGAGCTCAAGTAAAAGAAAAACAACAGGCTCTCAGTCTTCACAATGAAAATGTCGAAGAGAAAATTGAGCAGCTGAAAAGTGATTACTTTGAGCTGTTAAACAGCCAGGCTTCGATACGAAACGAGCTTCAGCTGCTGGATGACCAGATGTCCCAATCCGCTGTCACATTGCAGAGGCTTGCGGACAACAATGAAAAGCATCTTCAGGAACGGCGCGATATTTCTGCGCAAAAAGCCGCATGTGAAACGGAGTTTGCCCGAATTGAGCAGGAAATTCACAGTCAAGTCGGCGCATATCGTGACATGCAGACAAAATATGAGCAGAAAAAGCGCCAATACGAAAAAAATGAATCCGCTCTGTATCAGGCATACCAATACGTTCAGCAAGCGAGATCAAAAAAGGACATGCTTGAGACGATGCAGGGAGATTTCTCCGGCTTTTATCAAGGAGTTAAAGAAGTGCTGAAAGCGAAAGAGCGGCTCGGCGGAATTCGCGGAGCGGTCCTTGAGCTGATCTCAACAGAACAGAAGTATGAAACGGCCATGGAAATTGCGCTCGGTGCTTCTGCCCAGCATGTCGTGACCGACGATGAACAGTCTGCCCGCAAAGCGATTCAATATTTAAAACAAAATTCCTTCGGCCGGGCGACGTTTCTGCCTCTTTCTGTTATCAGAGACCGTCAGCTCCAGAGCAGGGATGCGGAAACAGCAGCCGGGCATTCGTCATTTCTCGGAGTTGCAAGTGAACTAGTCACATTTGATCCCGCGTATCGCCGCATCATCCAGAACCTTCTTGGAACCGTGCTGATCACAGAGGATTTAAAGGGTGCAAACGAGCTTGCGAAGCTTCTAGGGCACCGGTACCGCATCGTAACCCTTGAGGGAGATGTTGTGAATCCGGGTGGTTCAATGACGGGCGGCGCGGTTAAAAAGAAAAATAACTCGCTGCTTGGAAGAAGCAGGGAACTTGAAGATGTGACGAAACGGCTCGCTGAAATGGAAGAGAAAACAACACTGCTTGAACAGGAAGTCAAAACCCTTAAGCAATCCATTCAGGATATGGAGAAAAAACTGGCTGACTTAAGAGAAACCGGGGAAGGCTTAAGATTAAAGCAGCAGGATGTAAAAGGCCAGCTGTACGAACTTCAAGTTGCCGAGAAAAATATCAACGCCCATTTAGAGCTTTATGATCAAGAAAAATCTGCTCTGTCAGAAAGCGATGAAGAGAAGAAAGCGCGCAAACGCAAGCTGGAAGAGGAGCTTTCTGCCGTATCAGAAAAGATGAAACAGCTTGAAGAGGATATTGACAAACTGACCAAACAAAAACAAACTCAATCCTCAACGAAAGAATCTCTCTCCAACGAGCTGACTGAGCTGAAGATCACAGCGGCCAAAAAAGAACAGGCATGCAAGGGTGAAGAAGACAACCTTGCCAGAGTAAAGAAAGAGCTCACAGAAACAGAGATCGCGTTAAAGGAAGCGAAAGAAGATTTAAGCTTCTTAACCTCAGAGATGTCATCGAGCACAAGCGGTGAAGAAAAGCTGGAAGAAGCCGCAAAACATAAATTGAATGACAAAACGAAGACAATCGAACTGATTGCGTTAAGACGCGATCAGCGCATCAAGCTTCAGCATGGACTTGATACGTATGAGCGTGAACTGAAAGAAATGAAACGCCTGTATAAACAAAAAACAACGCTCTTAAAAGACGAAGAAGTCAAACTCGGCCGGATGGAAGTAGAGCTTGATAATTTACTTCAGTACTTGCGGGAGGAATACAGTTTATCCTTTGAGGGGGCAAAAGAGAAATATCAGCTTGAAACTGATCCAGAGGAAGCCAGAAAGCGCGTGAAGCTGATTAAACTCGCAATTGAAGAGCTGGGCACCGTAAACCTCGGAAGCATAGATGAGTTTGAGAGGGTCAACGAACGGTATAAGTTTCTGTCAGAACAAAAAGAAGATTTGACTGAAGCAAAAAATACCTTGTTCCAAGTGATTGAAGAAATGGATGAAGAAATGACGAAACGCTTTAACGACACATTTGTCCAAATCCGTTCACACTTTGATCAAGTTTTCCGCTCCTTATTCGGAGGAGGACGAGCTGAACTGAGGCTCACCGATCCTAACGATTTGCTTCACTCAGGAGTCGAAATTATCGCACAGCCGCCGGGGAAAAAACTGCAAAACTTAAACCTTCTGTCAGGCGGAGAGCGCGCGCTTACTGCTATAGCGCTCTTGTTCTCAATCTTAAAGGTTCGGCCTGTGCCGTTTTGCGTCCTTGACGAAGTAGAGGCTGCGCTTGACGAAGCGAATGTGTTCCGATTTGCGCAGTATTTAAAAAAATACAGCAGCGATACCCAGTTTATTGTGATTACCCACCGAAAAGGAACGATGGAAGAAGCGGATGTGCTATACGGCGTAACAATGCAGGAATCCGGTGTTTCCAAGGTAATCTCAGTTAAGCTGGAAGAAACAAAAGAATTCGTTCAGTAACGAGGAAAGAGGTTAAAAGATGAGCTTTTTTAAAAAATTAAAAGAGAAAATCACAAAACAGACAGATTCCGTATCTGAAAAGTTTAAGGATGGCCTTGAAAAAACAAGAAACTCCTTTCAAAACAAAGTGAATGATCTTGTATCCCGTTACCGTAAAGTGGATGAGGATTTCTTCGAGGAGCTTGAAGAGGTTCTCATCAGCGCGGATGTCGGTTTTACAACCGTTATGGAATTAATAGATGAGCTGAAAAAAGAAGTCAAACGCAGAAATATTCAAGATCCGCAGGAAGTCCAGTCTGTTATTTCTGAAAAGCTGGTCGAGATTTATAACAGCGGAGATGAGCAAATTTCCGGGCTGAACATTGAGGATGGACGTTTAAACGTTATCCTTCTGGTAGGTGTAAACGGGGTCGGCAAAACGACAACGATCGGAAAGCTTGCCCATAAACTAAAGCAAGAAGGAAAATCTGTCGTACTTGCTGCCGGAGACACATTCAGAGCGGGAGCCATTGAACAGCTGGAAGTATGGGGAGAGCGTACGGGAGTGCCTGTCATTAAACAGACGGCCGGAAGCGATCCTGCGGCTGTCATCTACGATGCTGTACATGCTGCGAAAGCTAGAAATGCCGATGTATTAATCTGTGATACGGCAGGACGTCTCCAAAACAAAGTAAACCTGATGAAAGAGCTTGAAAAAGTCAAGCGTGTCATCGAAAGAGAAGTACCTGAAGCGCCGCATGAGGTGCTGCTTGCCCTTGATGCCACAACTGGCCAAAACGCAATGGCGCAGGCCAAAGAGTTCTCTAAAGCAACAAACGTTACCGGCATTGCATTAACAAAGCTTGACGGTACGGCAAAAGGCGGTATCGTCCTCGCGATCCGCAATGAGCTTCACATTCCGGTTAAACTAGTCGGGTTAGGTGAAAAAGTTGATGATCTTCAGGAATTTAATGCTGAATCGTATGTATACGGCCTCTTTTCAGATTTAGTGGAAAAAGCCGACGATTAAAAAAGGCCCTCACATGGGGGCCTTTTTCTTTTTATCTTCTCACTTGATAGGCAAAATGATAAAGGCTGTTATCGGTGGATACCAGTCTCGAATCTCCTGAGTAAACTCTGAATGGAATGATGTCATAGTAATGAACAGAGACAGATGTGTAATACGTGTAGTACCCAGCAGCTGGCCCCAAATACATTGGAACCGCAAACGTTCCGTTTGCATCGGTTGTTCCTGAAGCTGTTTGTGTTGTATTTCCGACTTTCGTATCTGCTTCGAATCTTACTGGGGCGTTTGGCACCGGCTGTCCGTTTTGGTCGAGTAATTTGCCGCTTATCGTAATATTGTACTTAACTCGCCAAAATTGACCTTGGCCGTAATTGATTTTGCCGTAAACGCCTCCATCTGTGCTGATATTTGTGATTGAAGCCTTATAAGGCGCCTCGGCAGCGTCTGCTTGCTGTGCCGGGACAAAGATTGAAAAAACGGCTGCTAAGCACAACATAAACAATAAACCGATTTTTTTCATAAATAGTCCTCCTTTAAAATAGGGTTCTTATACAATATCGGAATAAACTGGATTATATTTAGCGTATTTTGGAAAAGGGCAATCGCTGCTTTGACAAGATAAAAACTTGACAGTCTCAATGAAACCGTGTAAACTAAGTTATCGTAAAGGGATTTGACTTAACAAAGGGGAGAGCTCAAATGTCACTCGAAAAGACAACGCGAATGAATTATCTGTTTGATTTTTATCAGTCGTTGTTGACGTCAAAACAGAAGAGCTATATGTCGCTTTATTATTTGGACGATTTCTCCCTAGGCGAAATAGCCGAAGAATATGAGGTTTCAAGACAAGCTGTTTATGATAACATCAAACGAACAGAAGCAATGCTTGAACAATATGAAGAAAAGCTGCTCCTTTTGAAAAAGTTTCAGGAGCGTAAAGAGATGTTTAATAAGCTGAAGGAGCTTGCTTCCGGTTCAAAAGAAGAGGAAGAAGTTACAGCTCTGATTGAAGCGCTTGAGAAATTAGATTAGGAGGCGGCAAACTATGGCATTTGAAGGATTAGCCGACCGACTGCAGCAGACGATTTCTAAAATCCGCGGAAAAGGGAAAGTCAGCGAACAAGACGTAAAAGATATGATGCGTGAGGTTCGTCTTGCGCTGCTTGAGGCTGACGTTAACTTTAAAGTAGTCAAGGATTTTGTCAAAAAAGTAAGTGAACGCGCTGTAGGCCAAGACGTCATGAAAAGTCTGACGCCTGGCCAGCAGGTCATTAAAGTTGTTCAAGAGGAACTGACTGAGCTGATGGGCGGCGAAGAGAGCAAAATCGCCGTCGCAAAAAGGCCGCCGACTGTTATTATGATGGTCGGTCTCCAAGGTGCCGGTAAAACGACAACAAGCGGTAAACTTGCGAATCTGCTGCGCAAAAAGCATAATCGCAAACCGATGCTGGTTGCTGCCGATATTTACCGCCCAGCCGCTATTAAGCAGCTGGAAACGCTCGGCAAACAGCTTGACATGCCTGTTTTCTCTCTTGGTGATCAGGTCAGCCCTGTGGAAATAGCTAAACAGGCTATTGAAAAAGCCAAGGAAGAACATTATGACTATGTCATTTTGGATACGGCAGGCCGCTTGCATATTGACCATGAACTGATGGATGAACTGACCAAGGTAAAAGAAATCGCGAATCCGGAAGAAATCTTCCTGGTTGTCGATTCAATGACCGGTCAGGACGCTGTGAATGTTGCCCAAAGCTTTAATGAACAGCTCGGGCTAACCGGTGTTGTGTTAACCAAGCTTGATGGAGACACACGCGGCGGTGCTGCGCTTTCTATTCGCGCGGTCACAAACACGCCGATTAAGTTCGCTGGTTTAGGCGAAAAGCTTGACGCGTTAGAACCGTTCCATCCTGAACGCATGGCATCAAGGATTCTCGGCATGGGTGACGTGCTGACATTGATTGAAAAAGCACAGGCCAGCGTTGATGAAGACAAAGCCAAAGAGCTGGAACAAAAAATGAGAACGATGAGCTTCACATTGGACGATTTTCTGGAGCAGCTCGGGCAGGTCAGAAATATGGGGCCGCTTGATGAACTTCTGCAAATGATGCCGGGTGCAGGCAAAATGAAAGGCCTGAAAAACATCCAAGTGGATGAAAAGCAGCTGAATCATGTGGAAGCGATCATCAAATCAATGACCGTTCTTGAAAAAGAACAGCCGGATATCATCAATGCCAGCCGGCGGAAGCGGATTGCGAAAGGAAGCGGGACATCCGTGCAGGAAGTCAACCGTCTGCTTAAGCAGTTTGACGAAATGAAAAAAATGATGAAGCAGATGACAAACATGTCAAAAGGTAAGAAAAAAGGGTTTAAGCTACCTTTTATGTAATCGGTTATACATGATAAAACCGTTGTTAAGAAAAAACACTTTACAAACACTTTTATCATTGTTAATATACTATCTTGTTGAAATATTTTCGGAGGTGCTAGTAAAATGGCAGTAAAAATTCGTTTAAAACGTATGGGAGCAAAAAAATCTCCTTTCTATCGTATTGTTGTAGCAGATTCTCGTTCACCACGTGACGGCCGTTTCATCGAAACAGTCGGAACTTACAACCCGGTTGCAAAACCAGCGGAAGTAAAAATCGACGAAGAGCTTGCTCTTAAATGGCTTCAAACTGGAGCGAAACCATCTGATACAGTTCGCAACTTGTTCTCTAGCCAAGGAATCATGGAAAAATTCCACAACGCTAAACAAGGCAAGTAATGACTGATCAACACTTGGAAGATTTGATTGTCCGAATTGTGACGCCGCTTGTTGATCATCCAGATGACATTCGCGTCATAAGAGAAGAAACCGATCAAAAGATTGCGCTGCGCTTATCTGTCCATAAGTCAGATACCGGTAAAGTTATCGGAAAGCAAGGTCGGACTGCAAAAGCGATTCGAACAGCTGTATTTGCAGCTGGCGCACAGTCTTCTAAGAAAGTTCAATTTGAGATATTTGACTAAAAAGGGAGAGGGCCGGCACCTCCCCTTTTTTTACACGCAAAAAAAGGGTAAACTGATAGAAGCTTAGGCAAAATAGTAAAGCCTGGGCCGAAAAAAGTTTTAAAAGCGGGGAGCTTGGTGCGATGCAAATTATTCACCGTGTAGCCGTTATGCAAGTCTTAACCGAGCGCAGCAAAGAAAAGCTTTTAGCTTCTTTTGCCGAAAAGAAACAAATGCTTGAACGAGAATGCAGCCAGCTCTATTTTCAGCTTAGAAAACATGAGAAAGAACAGCAAAACCCAGATATGATTGAACAATTTAAAAAGGCAATAGAAAAGCGGAAAGATAATATAAAAATAATCGATTTTCAAATTGCTCAAGTACATACATTGCCGCTCGGCAGTGAGATGAAAGAAAAGGAAGTCGATGCGCTGCTGACGATTGAAGCCGGGGATGACTGGCATGAGAAAACAGCAGCAAACACCATCGTCATAAAAGACGGAAAAGTAATTGAAATTCGCCAGAGGTGATCATATGACAAAGCGATGGTTTAATGTAGGTAAAATCGTAAATACCCACGGAATTAAAGGCGAAGTACGGGTAATTTCGAAAACGGATTTTGCCGAAGAACGGTACAAGCCTGGCAACACGCTGTATTTGTTTATGGACGGCCGTAACGAACCAGTGGAAGTAACGGTAAACACGCACAGAATGCATAAGCAATTTCATCTGCTGCAGTTTAAAGAAAGACCAAGCCTGAATGAAGTAGAAGAACTGAAAAACGCAATCATTAAAGTTCCTGAAGAAGATTTGGGAGACCTGAATGAGGGTGAATTTTATTTCCACGAAATCATCGGGTGCGAAGTATTTACCGAGGACGGCGAGCTGATTGGAAAGGTCAAAGAAATTTTGACGCCGGGAGCAAATGATGTATGGGTCATCGGCCGAAAAGGGAAAAAAGACGCGTTGATTCCTTACATTGAATCAGTAGTCAAACATATCGATGTCAGCGAAAAGAAAATTGAGATTGAACTCATGGAAGGATTAATAGACGAATGAAAATCGACTTTTTGACGCTGTTTCCTGAAATGTTTGAAGGCGTGCTCGGTTCATCGATTCTTCAAAAAGCCCAAGACAAAGATGCGGTGCAGTTTCAGGTTGTGAATTTTCGCGAGTATTCGGATAACAAGCACAATACTGTGGACGATTATCCTTATGGCGGCGGCGCGGGCATGGTTCTCAAGCCTCAGCCTGTTTTTGACGCGGTCGAGGACCTGACTGCAAAGGCAGCCGCTGCTCCGCGTATTATCCTCGTTTGTCCGCAAGGTGAACGTTTTACCCAAAAAAAAGCAGAGCAATTAGCGAAGGAAGAGCATTTGCTGTTCATTTGCGGGCATTATGAAGGCTATGATGAACGCATTCGCGAGCATCTGGTGACGGATGAAATATCAATTGGCGACTTTGTTCTAACGGGCGGTGAGCTTCCCGCAATGATGATTGCAGACAGTGTGGTCAGGCTGCTTCCTGGTGTGCTGGGCAAAGAGGCTTCCCATATTGAGGATTCATTCAGCACCGGCCTGTTAGAACACCCGCATTATACAAGACCGGCAGATTATAAAGGTTTAAAAGTGCCTGGCACACTTCTATCAGGAAACCATGAAAAAATCAAAGAATGGCGAAATAAAGAATCGATCAGAAGGACCTATGTAAGACGTCCGGATCTTTTGAAAGACTATCCGCTTACAGAGCAGCAAAGAAAATGGATTTCCGAATGGGAAAAAGAATAGATTTTATTGCATAGACTATGAAATTGTGATAAGATACTACTTGTGGCTTAAGCGGGCTTATCCGCTGCAAGCTTGAAAACGATGTTCCGCTGTGCCGGATTTTGTGGCCAAGAGCATCTGTTGGAAGGAGTTGAAAACGATGCAAAAACTAATTGAAGATATCACAAAAGAACAGCTTCGTACTGATCTTCCTGCGTTCCGTCCTGGTGACACTTTACGTGTACACGTTAAAGTTGTTGAGGGTAACCGTGAGCGTATCCAGATCTTTGAAGGTGTTGTGATTAAGCGTCGTGGTGGTGGAATCAGCGAAACGTTCACAGTTCGTAAGATTTCTTACGGTGTTGGTGTTGAACGTACTTTCCCTGTACACACACCAAAAATCGCGAAAATCGAAGTTGTACGTTACGGTAAAGTACGCCGTGCTAAGCTTTACTACCTGCGTGAACTTCGCGGAAAAGCGGCTCGTATTAAAGAGATCAGACGATAATGATAACGAACGAAAAGAGCTTGTTACCTGTAACAAGCTCTTTTTTTATACAGAATTTGAAAATGCCGTACAGGCATCGTAAAATACATAAAGTACAACAAAGAATCATGCATACTGAAGAGATAAAGGCGGTGTTCGTGTCACATGACAATTCAATGGTTCCCGGGCCATATGGCAAAGGCAAGGCGGGAAGTAACCGAAAAATTAAAATTAATCGATATTGTATATGAATTGGTAGATGCCAGAATTCCGATGTCATCAAGAAACCCAATGATTGAAGACATTCTAAAAAATAAGCCGCGAATTATGCTGTTAAACAAGGCGGACAAAGCAGATGCGGCAGTTACACAGCGGTGGAAAGAGCACTTTGAGGACCAGGGGATCCGCTCTCTATCCATTAATTCTGTAAACGGTCAAGGCTTAAATCAAATTGTGCCGGCGTCAAAAGAGATTCTCCAGGAGAAATTTGACCGGATGAGAGCGAAAGGCGTGAAGCCGAGAGCGATTCGCGCTTTGATCATAGGCATTCCAAACGTCGGAAAATCAACGCTCATCAACCGGCTGGCAAAGAAAAACATAGCGAAAACGGGAGACAGACCTGGTATTACGACATCACAGCAGTGGGTCAAAGTCGGGAAAGAATTAGAGCTCTTAGATACACCGGGAATTCTATGGCCTAAATTTGAGGACGAGCTTGTCGGCTTGAGGCTCGCAGTCACCGGGGCTATTAAAGACTCGATAATCAATCTGCAGGACGTTGCCGTGTTTGGCCTTCGTTTTCTCGAAGAACACTATCCTGAACGGCTTAAAGAGCGCTACGGCCTTGATGAAATCCCAGAGGACATAGCGGAGTTGTTTGATGCAATAGGTGAAAAGCGCGGCTGTCTCATGAGCGGAGGGCTCATTAACTACGATAAGACGACTGAAGTCATCATTCGCGATATCCGCACTGAAAAGTTCGGCAGGCTGTCATTTGAACAGCCGACTATGTAAAGGCGCGCAGAAATGCGGGTCTTTATTTTTTCCTGGGCGAACCGATACATACAGTAAGGGAGAAGAGAAAGTGAATACATTAACCGTAAAGGACATTAAAGACCGTTTGCAGGGAGTGAAGGATGAACATGACCCATTCCTTGCCCAGTGTGAAAACGACCCGAGAAAAAGCGTTCAAACGCTTGTAGAGCAATGGCTTAAAAAGCAGGCGAAAGAAAAAGCGCTGAAAGAACAATGGGTCAACATGACTTCATATGAAAGACTGGCAAGAAACAAAGGATTTCGCTTGATTGCCGGTGTTGACGAGGTCGGCCGGGGGCCATTGGCCGGACCCGTTGTCGCCAGCGCAGTCATCCTTCCAGAGGAATGTGAAATACTTGGGCTGACAGACTCCAAAAAGCTTTCAGAAAAAAGGCGTGAGGAATATTACGAGCTTATTATGAAAGAAGCGCTGGCGGTTGGAATAGGAATTGTAGAAGCTTCTGTTATTGATGAAATTAATATATATGAAGCTTCAAAGATGGCAATGGTGAAAGCGATACACGATATGTCAGATACACCCGATTATTTGCTTGTTGACGCAATGACGCTGCCGCTTGACACGAATCAGTCATCAATTATAAAAGGCGATGCTAAAAGCGTGTCTATTGCGGCAGGTGCGTGTATCGCGAAAGTAACGAGAGACCGAATGATGAGCGATTATGCCAAAATATACCCGATGTATGGTTTTGAAAAAAATAAAGGCTATGGGACAAAAGAACATTTGGAAGCTCTCGCAGCATACGGCCCAACTGAATTGCACCGCAAAACTTTCGCTCCTGTTCAATCATTCAGTTAAACCAGTGGACAAGGAGGCACCTCTTTTCAATGAATATACGAAATGATGTACAAAAGGCGCTGCAGCACCTTTTTGGACATACACCAGTCACGCAGGAAACGACAAATGCCAGCGAATCGCTAAACGGGGAGAAGCGTCTCCTTTTAGGAAAAGTGCTTCGTTTATTAGGAGACCAGCATGCGCTGATCCAAGTCGGTAATCAAACGATCCAGGGAAAACTTGAAACCCAGCTTCGTCCTCAGGCATACTATTGGTTTTCCTACGAAAAAAAAACGGCAGAACAGACAGGGCGCCTTCAGGTCGTTCAAAGCTTTGGCCAGAATCCCAAAACCATTCAGGATGCAGCTGGCAAGCTTTTAAATGCCATGTCTGTGAAGCCGTCAAATGCTGCTATCATGATGACTGGCGCTATGCTGAAAAGCAAAACACCCGTAACAGAAAATGATATCAAAACAGCTGTCCGCTGGATGGATACACTGCCTGCTTCAGATGCAAAAAAAGCGATTGAAACGGTTTTGTTCGCTTTAAAGCGTGATCTCCCCATTCACCCCGAGGTTTTGAGCGGTGTTCATGCTGTGAAATCGCCTGTTCCGCTGCATCAGCACGTATCCCAGCTTCTTCAGGCAATCAATCAAAATCCTCAGCAGGGTCAAATCACGGCAAAGCTGAAAGAAGCAGTTACGGCACTTTTTAATAGTGAAATCGATGTCCACGCAGAGCGTCTGATTGCTAAGCTTATCTCTTTAACAGACAATACCAAAGCACCTTCTTCAGGCAATACATCTGGAAACAGGGAGATTAGCGCACCAGCCGAGCCCTCAGGGAAGGCCAGCTTGTCGCTTGCAAACACAGAGGAACAGAGAAGCATACAAGGAGAGCCTATTAAAACAGCAGCAGACATTCCAATCAAAGAAGCCCGTCAGCTGTTGGCAAAGCTGGCGGATTCTGCAGAAAAAAACAGTCTCCAAATTGTGAAAGAAGCAGCAAATTGGATTAAAGCGGCTGCTTCATCGGGTGATAGCAAGCCGCAAGAAGTTTCTGCTGTTTTACAGGCGGCACAAGTCACAGATCAGGAAGCCGAAGTCTTTTTAAAGGCTGTTCAGCAGACAGCCCCTCATTTGGCGGATAAGGCAGATGTTCTTTCTTTCTTATCCAAAGTGAAAACGGCAATCGGCGCAAGGGACGAGCTTGCGTTCATTAAAGCGTTTGAACAAGGAGGCGCAGTCACACCTGACGATATACAATCCATCAAGCTGGCACTTCATGCCGCAAGAGCGTCGCATGAGGTAGCCGAACCAGTCAAACAGGAAGCTGATCAGCTGTTTCATAAACTAAACGGCCAGCTTTTCATGCAGCAGGACCATCCGTCATACAGCCAAATTGTAATGTCGTTTCCGCTGTTTTCGAAGTCGGGGGTTCAGGACATGACGGTTCTGTTTAAAGGAAAGAAAGAAGCGGACGGAAAGCTTGATCCATCCCATTGCCGCCTTTTGTTTTTGCTGCAGCTGGATACGTTAAAAGAAACCGTCGTTGATTGCCTGATACAGCAAAAAGTTATGACCATTACAATTGAGACTGATTTCGAGCTTCAGGCTGCGATTGATCCGATGGTGCCCGCGCTTAAACAAGGTCTCAAGGAAATGGGATACAGCCTTTCAGGAGTAAACGCTAAAAAAAGGATTCACTCCGAAGAGAAGGCTTCAATCGATCAATATGTAACAAGCATCAGTGATCAGGAAGTGGATGTGAAAATATGAAAGAACAGACGCCGATCAGAAAAGCAGTGGCTCTCCACTATGACGAACAAAAAGACAAGGCGCCGAGAGTGATTGCCACAGGAAAAGGCCATGTAGCCGACAACATTATCAAAGAAGCGAAAAAGGCAGGGGTCCCGATTCAAGAAGATCGGACCCTTGTCGAATTAATGCGTCATTTGACTGTGTATGATCAAATCCCGGAAGCTCTTTATGAAACAGTAGCCGAGATTTTTTCGTTCATTTACAGATTGGATGAAAGTGTAAAAAACAAAAAATAGCTGAAATATTCCCCATCCTCCGTTAGAAATTTATGTTTTTA
Proteins encoded:
- a CDS encoding KH domain-containing protein, translated to MTDQHLEDLIVRIVTPLVDHPDDIRVIREETDQKIALRLSVHKSDTGKVIGKQGRTAKAIRTAVFAAGAQSSKKVQFEIFD
- a CDS encoding YlqD family protein: MQIIHRVAVMQVLTERSKEKLLASFAEKKQMLERECSQLYFQLRKHEKEQQNPDMIEQFKKAIEKRKDNIKIIDFQIAQVHTLPLGSEMKEKEVDALLTIEAGDDWHEKTAANTIVIKDGKVIEIRQR
- the rimM gene encoding ribosome maturation factor RimM (Essential for efficient processing of 16S rRNA); this translates as MTKRWFNVGKIVNTHGIKGEVRVISKTDFAEERYKPGNTLYLFMDGRNEPVEVTVNTHRMHKQFHLLQFKERPSLNEVEELKNAIIKVPEEDLGDLNEGEFYFHEIIGCEVFTEDGELIGKVKEILTPGANDVWVIGRKGKKDALIPYIESVVKHIDVSEKKIEIELMEGLIDE
- the trmD gene encoding tRNA (guanosine(37)-N1)-methyltransferase TrmD, producing MKIDFLTLFPEMFEGVLGSSILQKAQDKDAVQFQVVNFREYSDNKHNTVDDYPYGGGAGMVLKPQPVFDAVEDLTAKAAAAPRIILVCPQGERFTQKKAEQLAKEEHLLFICGHYEGYDERIREHLVTDEISIGDFVLTGGELPAMMIADSVVRLLPGVLGKEASHIEDSFSTGLLEHPHYTRPADYKGLKVPGTLLSGNHEKIKEWRNKESIRRTYVRRPDLLKDYPLTEQQRKWISEWEKE
- the rplS gene encoding 50S ribosomal protein L19, yielding MQKLIEDITKEQLRTDLPAFRPGDTLRVHVKVVEGNRERIQIFEGVVIKRRGGGISETFTVRKISYGVGVERTFPVHTPKIAKIEVVRYGKVRRAKLYYLRELRGKAARIKEIRR
- the ylqF gene encoding ribosome biogenesis GTPase YlqF: MTIQWFPGHMAKARREVTEKLKLIDIVYELVDARIPMSSRNPMIEDILKNKPRIMLLNKADKADAAVTQRWKEHFEDQGIRSLSINSVNGQGLNQIVPASKEILQEKFDRMRAKGVKPRAIRALIIGIPNVGKSTLINRLAKKNIAKTGDRPGITTSQQWVKVGKELELLDTPGILWPKFEDELVGLRLAVTGAIKDSIINLQDVAVFGLRFLEEHYPERLKERYGLDEIPEDIAELFDAIGEKRGCLMSGGLINYDKTTEVIIRDIRTEKFGRLSFEQPTM
- the rnhB gene encoding ribonuclease HII; translation: MNTLTVKDIKDRLQGVKDEHDPFLAQCENDPRKSVQTLVEQWLKKQAKEKALKEQWVNMTSYERLARNKGFRLIAGVDEVGRGPLAGPVVASAVILPEECEILGLTDSKKLSEKRREEYYELIMKEALAVGIGIVEASVIDEINIYEASKMAMVKAIHDMSDTPDYLLVDAMTLPLDTNQSSIIKGDAKSVSIAAGACIAKVTRDRMMSDYAKIYPMYGFEKNKGYGTKEHLEALAAYGPTELHRKTFAPVQSFS
- a CDS encoding FlhB-like flagellar biosynthesis protein, with protein sequence MKEQTPIRKAVALHYDEQKDKAPRVIATGKGHVADNIIKEAKKAGVPIQEDRTLVELMRHLTVYDQIPEALYETVAEIFSFIYRLDESVKNKK